One part of the Vicia villosa cultivar HV-30 ecotype Madison, WI linkage group LG6, Vvil1.0, whole genome shotgun sequence genome encodes these proteins:
- the LOC131612952 gene encoding B3 domain-containing protein Os03g0120900-like, producing MSRNQSKVNLMEEVKGYSSDRGEEEEEDEGAEEMITITGEESNNSSRLQTQTHLQTAAQQEEEEDEETVVGNLNEKNEERKKEEDLMELRLGGSGSKSKSMSKEEGIECSNSKNEEEVEEEVEKEHMFDKVVTPSDVGKLNRLVIPKQHAEKYFPLDSSTNEKGLLLNFEDRNGKMWRFRYSYWNSSQSYVMTKGWSRFVKEKKLDAGDIVSFHRGRGESHRHRLYIDYRPRSHTHSPYSQHHHHHHHLMPQYPPNIATLPFYLPNHHFSSCGGVGVGVGARSLYNSSQYSPHLPNYSPAAAASSPIPPPQYFNNNFYTTLHQHHQQQQYHSSAADHLVNNNMNPLFYLTSSPMTPPTSTMGGGGGGGGDIQHLPGPGSWQGQYQDQRNVNVNLPMNMIIDSVPVTHHHRSGNPTSNNNSSGKRLRLFGVNMECDSSSSSSSAPPNVTMANQSHSPSSTTTTTTTSGGDHHRGRLSQLFDLEPFNYRRH from the exons ATGAGCAGAAATCAAAGCAAAGTGAATTTGATGGAAGAAGTGAAAGGGTACTCTTCTGATAGaggtgaagaagaagaggaagatgaaggTGCAGAAGAGATGATCACAATTACAGGAGAAGAAAGCAACAACAGCAGCA GGTTACAGACACAGACACATTTACAGACAGCAGCGCaacaagaggaagaagaagatgaagaaacggTGGTTGGGAATTTGAATGAGAAgaatgaggagagaaagaaagaagaagatttGATGGAGTTGAGGCTTGGAGGGAGTGGAAGCAAGAGCAAGAGCATGAGCAAGGAAGAAGGAATAGAGTGTTCGAATTCAAAGAACGAGGAAGAGGTAGAAGAAGAAGTCGAAAAAGAGCACATGTTTGACAAAGTAGTGACACCGAGTGACGTAGGGAAGCTGAATCGACTGGTGATACCGAAGCAACACGCAGAGAAGTACTTCCCTTTGGATTCTTCTACAAACGAGAAAGGGCTTCTTCTCAACTTTGAAGATCGGAATGGAAAAATGTGGCGATTCAGGTACTCGTATTGGAACAGTAGCCAGAGCTATGTGATGACAAAAGGATGGAGCCGTTTTGTTAAAGAGAAGAAGCTTGATGCAGGTGATATTGTTTCGTTTCACCGTGGCCGTGGTGAATCGCACAGACATAGATTGTACATAGATTATAGGCCAAGGTCTCATACTCACTCTCCTTACTCTCAGCatcatcaccaccaccaccacctcatGCCGCAGTACCCTCCTAACATCGCCACATTGCCTTTTTATCTTCCCAATCATCACTTCTCATCATGCGGCGGTGTTGGTGTTGGTGTGGGTGCTAGATCATTGTACAACTCCTCTCAATATTCACCTCATCTTCCGAATTACTCACCGGCGGCGGCGGCTTCTTCTCCAATACCGCCTCCTCAATATTTCAACAACAATTTCTATACTACACTCCATCaacaccaccaacaacaacagtACCATTCTTCTGCTGCTGATCACCttgttaataataatatgaaTCCTCTCTTTTACCTCACTTCCTCGCCTATGACGCCGCCAACATCAACAATGGGTGGTGGTGGAGGTGGAGGTGGGGATATTCAACACTTGCCCGGGCCGGGGTCTTGGCAAGGTCAATACCAAGATCAGAGAAATGTAAATGTGAATCTCCCCATGAACATGATAATTGATTCTGTGCCAGTTACACATCACCACCGCAGTGGGAATCCCACCAGTAATAATAATAGCAGCGGAAAACGGCTGAGGCTATTTGGGGTCAACATGGAATGTGACTCTTCTTCATCGTCCTCATCAGCACCACCAAATGTGACAATGGCTAATCAATCACATTCACCCTCTTCAACAACAACGACGACGACGACATCGGGTGGAGATCATCACCGAGGGAGACTTTCGCAGCTCTTTGATTTGGAACCCTTCAATTATCGCCGCCACTGA
- the LOC131610792 gene encoding soluble inorganic pyrophosphatase 1, with protein sequence MSDHDEQVQEVQEVQESRPAPRLNERILSSLSRRSVAAHPWHDLEIGPGAPHIFNCVVEITKGSKVKYELDKKTGLIKVDRILYSSVVYPHNYGFIPRTLCEDNDPIDVLVLMQEPVLPGCFLRARAIGLMPMIDQGEKDDKIIAVCADDPEYKHFTDYKELAPHRIMEIRRFFEDYKKNENKEVAVNDFLPPSTAVEAIQHSMDLYAEYILHTLRR encoded by the exons ATGAGTGATCACGATGAACAAGTTCAGGAAGTTCAAGAAGTTCAAGAATCCCGTCCAGCTCCACGTTTGAATGAAAGGATTCTTTCATCTTTGTCAAGGAGATCAGTAGCTGCACACCCTTGGCATGATCTCGAAATCG GACCTGGAGCTCCCCATATTTTCAATTGT GTTGTGGAGATCACTAAAGGAAGCAAGGTCAAATATGAACTTGATAAGAAAACTGGTTTAATCAAG GTTGATCGAATTTTGTATTCGTCGGTTGTTTATCCTCATAACTATGGTTTCATCCCTCGCACACTGTGCGAAGACAATGATCCAATTGATGTCCTGGTTCTGATGCAAGAGCCAGTCCTTCCTGGTTGTTTCCTGCGGGCAAGAGCCATTGGACTCATGCCGATGATTGATCAGGGAGAGAAGGATGATAAAATCATTGCAGTATGTGCTGATGATCCAGAATATAAGCACTTTACTGACTACAAAGAACTCGCACCTCATCGCATCATGGAAATTCGACGCTTTTTTGAAGACT ACAAGAAGAATGAGAACAAGGAAGTGGCAGTGAATGATTTTCTACCTCCAAGCACTGCTGTTGAAGCCATCCAGCACTCAAT GGATCTTTACGCGGAATATATTCTGCACACTTTGAGGAGATAG
- the LOC131610793 gene encoding probable small nuclear ribonucleoprotein G, translated as MSRSGQPPDLKKYMDKQLQIKLNANRMIVGTLRGFDQFMNLVVDNTVEVNGNEKNDIGMVVIRGNSVVTVEALEPVNRSI; from the exons ATGAGCAGGTCAGGCCAGCCTCCGGATTTGAAGAA ATACATGGACAAACAGCTTCAAA TCAAGCTGAATGCGAATCGTATGATTGTTGGTACTCTCCGTGGCTTTGACCAATTTATGAATTTGGTTGTTGACAATACTGTGGAGGTCAATGGCAATGAGAAGAATGATATAGGGATGGTG GTAATCCGTGGAAATAGTGTGGTAACTGTAGAGGCACTTGAACCAGTGAACAGGAGCATTTGA